In Ciconia boyciana chromosome 3, ASM3463844v1, whole genome shotgun sequence, a genomic segment contains:
- the PPM1G gene encoding protein phosphatase 1G isoform X2, producing MVTRLRYCSSTESIIMLKIRAPSLKMSARQDAHNCIPELDSETAMFSVYDGHGGEEVALYCAKYLPEIIKDQKAYKEGKLQKALEDAFLAIDAKLTTEEVIKELSQMAGRPQDDEDEKEKVADEDDVDNEEAALLHEEATMTIEELLTRYGQNCTKNLKNKSLAPAGENAAEGTGKQHDGESNMNGEADPGELTDHKERKNGKPDEEITGISSTSDKASAGGNSPALQKPELGKGDEAVTSSTGEAGPSCSSTGKPQRTTKSKFFEDSEDESDEVEEEEEDSEECSEDEDGYSSEEAENEDDEDDTEEAEEDEDEEEEMLLPGMEGKEEPGSDSGTTAVVALIRGKQLIVANAGDSRCVVSEGGKAVDMSYDHKPEDEVELARIKNAGGKVTMDGRVNGGLNLSRAIGDHFYKRNKNLPPEEQMISALPDIKVLTINDDHDFMVIACDGIWNVMSSQEVVDFIQSKITQKDENGVLRPLSSIVEELLDQCLAPDTSGDGTGCDNMTCIIISFKPRNTHPPAESGKRKLEDMAVPAAPAEENGGDNNKKAKLE from the exons GAGAAGAAGTTGCCCTATACTGTGCCAAGTATCTTCCGGAGATAATCAAAGACCAGAAGGCCTATAAGGAAGGCAAATTGCAAAAG GCCCTGGAAGATGCTTTCTTAGCCATAGATGCCAAGCTCACCACTGAGGAGGTGATTAAAGAGCTCTCTCAGATGGCTGGGCGACCCCAAGATGATGAAGATGAGAAGGAGAAAGTTGCTGATGAAGATGATG TGGATAATGAGGAGGCTGCTCTTCTGCATGAAGAAGCCACAATGACCATTGAGGAGCTTCTCACGCGTTATGGACAAAACTGCACCAAGAACCTCAAAAACAAGTCTTTAGCTCCAGCTGGGGAGAACGCTGCAGAGGGGACAGGCAAGCAGCATGATGGGGAGTCAAATATGAATGGAGAGGCTGACCCAGGGGAGCTTACCGAccacaaggagaggaagaatggGAAGCCAGATGAAGAAATCACGGGTATTTCCTCCACCTCAGACAAAGCCAGCGCTGGAGGcaacagccctgctctgcagaagcCTGAACTAGGCAAAGGTGACGAGGCCGTCACCTCTTCTACTGGGGAGGCCGGGCCCTCCTGCTCCTCTACGGGAAAGCCCCAGCGCACAACCAAATCCAAATTTTTTGAGGACAGTGAGGATGAGTCAGATGAGgttgaggaagaggaggaagacagtGAG GAATGCAGTGAAGATGAGGATGGTTACAGTAGTGAAGAGGCAGAgaatgaagatgatgaagatgacactgaagaagcagaggaggatgaggatgaagaggaggaaatgttGTTACCAGGCatggaggggaaagaggag CCTGGCTCTGACAGTGGGACAACTGCTGTTGTGGCGCTTATCCGGGGCAAGCAGCTGATTGTGGCTAACGCTGGAGACTCTCGCTGCGTAGTGTCAGAAGGTGGCAAAGCTGTCGACATGTCATATGACCACAAGCCGGAGGATGAGGTGGAGCTGGCCAGGATAAAGAATGCTGGCGGCAAGGTCACCATGGATGGGAGAGTGAATGGTGGTCTCAACCTCTCCAGGGCAATCG GTGATCACTTCTACAAGCGGAACAAGAATCTGCCTCCAGAAGAACAGATGATCTCTGCCTTGCCTGACATCAAAGTGCTGACAATAAATGACGACCACGACTTCATGGTCATTGCCTGTGATGGAATCTG gaATGTGATGAGCAGCCAGGAAGTGGTGGATTTCATCCAGTCCAAGATCACCCAAAAGGATGAGAATGGAGTCCTGAGGCCGCTCTCCTCCATTGTAGAAGAG CTGCTGGATCAGTGTTTGGCTCCAGACACCTCAGGGGATGGCACCGGCTGTGATAACATGACCTGCATCATTATCAGTTTCAAACCCCGTAATACACACCCACCTGCTGAAAGTGGGAAGCGGAAACTGGAGGACatggcagtgccagcagcaccagcagaagAGAATGGCGGTGATAACAACAAGAAGGCCAAGCTGGAATAG